One genomic region from Knoellia sp. p5-6-4 encodes:
- a CDS encoding 3-hydroxybutyrate dehydrogenase, whose protein sequence is MSTTTEPAPQLDLTGRTALVTGAASGIGAACVTRLAGAGAKVYAVDRDGEGLRQFADVGAVTPLPVDLADLDAVDTLPAQVDILVNNAGIQHVSPIEDFPTETWDLIIRLMLTSPFRLVRRVLPHMYAGEWGRVVNVSSVHGLRASPYKSAYVSAKHGLEGLSKVTALEGAPHGVTSNCVNPAYVRTPLVERQIADQARAHGIGEDEVVEKVMLTPVAVKRLIEPSEVADLVAYLCGPSAASISGSSFTMDGGWTAH, encoded by the coding sequence ATGTCGACGACGACCGAGCCAGCCCCGCAGCTCGACCTCACCGGGCGCACGGCCCTGGTCACCGGCGCCGCCAGCGGCATCGGCGCGGCCTGCGTGACGCGCCTCGCCGGGGCCGGCGCGAAGGTGTATGCCGTCGACCGCGACGGCGAGGGCCTTCGCCAGTTCGCCGACGTGGGCGCGGTGACGCCCCTGCCCGTGGACCTCGCCGACCTCGACGCCGTGGACACCCTGCCGGCGCAGGTCGACATCCTCGTCAACAACGCGGGCATCCAGCACGTCAGCCCCATCGAGGACTTCCCGACGGAGACCTGGGACCTCATCATCCGGCTCATGCTCACCTCGCCGTTCCGCCTCGTGCGGCGCGTGCTCCCCCACATGTATGCCGGTGAGTGGGGCCGCGTCGTCAACGTGTCCAGCGTCCACGGCCTGCGCGCCAGCCCGTACAAGTCGGCTTACGTGTCGGCCAAGCACGGCCTCGAGGGCCTGTCGAAGGTCACCGCCCTGGAGGGTGCCCCGCACGGCGTCACGAGCAACTGCGTCAACCCGGCCTACGTGCGCACGCCACTGGTGGAGCGGCAGATCGCCGACCAGGCCCGGGCGCACGGCATCGGGGAGGACGAGGTGGTCGAGAAGGTGATGCTGACCCCGGTCGCCGTCAAGCGGCTCATCGAGCCCTCCGAGGTGGCCGACCTCGTCGCCTACCTGTGCGGGCCGTCGGCCGCGTCCATCTCAGGGAGCTCCTTCACCATGGACGGCGGCTGGACCGCCCACTGA
- a CDS encoding helix-turn-helix domain-containing protein — METDEPAALRLLRLLAEGAPVAELSTVDDSDGEARELALRVRAALESRRRREAELTALVDTARDLAALRDPSGVLDAIVRRARTLLGTDVAYLTLYDPEAGDTFMRATDGSVSAEFQVVRLSFGDGLGGLVAKSRKPYWTADYFHDDRFQHTGQIDSAVGDEGLVSICGTPLLAEGEFLGVLFAANRSTRPFSPDQVALLASLAALAAVSIVQTRAAAETADALAQLSAAHDLVRHHTAGIERAAAAHDRFAALVLEGGGVEDITAALAELLGGWVVLLGDEGELLSQSDGSSQEDPDLAALQANPAVRDTTRTGRLAHDGTTWAIGVQAAHSQMGVLVLGGVAHLDESDQRTLERAAVVSALVLLFERAAADAEQRVRTDLVSDLITGRGDTSALQARARASGVDPTRPHVVLVATAGDDVPRRTLLMSAHAAAGPGSIAGEHDGRVVALVPSEDPQGAAAELARRLRRLGSITVGGAGPVRAPEDVPASWAEAARTSAALCALGMGGTGASAAHLGFAGLVVGNDPDVDGYVRRHLGPLLDYDERRGAELVKTLAAYFDAGTSPRHAATALHVHVNTVSQRLDRISALLGAQWQHPRQSLELQLALRLRHLMTSS, encoded by the coding sequence ATGGAGACCGACGAGCCCGCCGCGCTGCGCCTGCTCCGACTGCTGGCCGAGGGAGCCCCCGTGGCCGAGCTGTCGACGGTGGACGACTCCGACGGTGAGGCACGCGAGCTCGCCCTGCGGGTGCGCGCGGCCCTGGAGTCCCGCCGGCGCCGGGAGGCCGAGCTCACCGCCCTGGTCGACACGGCCCGCGACCTCGCCGCGCTCCGCGACCCCTCGGGCGTCCTCGACGCCATCGTGCGACGCGCGAGGACCCTCCTGGGCACCGACGTGGCCTACCTGACGCTCTACGACCCCGAGGCCGGCGACACATTCATGCGGGCGACCGACGGCTCGGTGAGCGCCGAGTTCCAGGTGGTGCGGCTCTCCTTCGGCGACGGCCTCGGCGGCCTGGTGGCCAAGAGCCGCAAGCCGTACTGGACGGCCGACTACTTCCACGACGACCGGTTCCAGCACACCGGCCAGATCGACAGCGCCGTGGGCGACGAGGGCCTGGTCTCCATCTGCGGCACCCCGCTGCTGGCGGAGGGCGAGTTCCTCGGTGTGCTGTTCGCGGCGAACCGCTCGACCCGCCCCTTCAGCCCCGACCAGGTCGCCCTGCTGGCCTCGCTCGCCGCGCTGGCCGCCGTGTCGATCGTGCAGACCCGGGCCGCCGCCGAGACGGCGGACGCCCTGGCCCAGCTCTCGGCCGCCCACGACCTGGTGCGGCACCACACGGCGGGCATCGAGCGGGCCGCCGCGGCCCACGACCGGTTCGCGGCGCTGGTGCTCGAGGGCGGTGGCGTGGAGGACATCACGGCCGCCCTGGCCGAGCTGCTCGGCGGCTGGGTCGTCCTGCTCGGTGACGAGGGCGAGCTCCTGAGCCAGTCGGACGGCTCGTCCCAGGAGGACCCCGACCTCGCCGCCCTGCAGGCGAACCCGGCCGTGCGCGACACCACCCGCACGGGCCGCCTGGCGCACGACGGCACGACGTGGGCCATCGGCGTGCAGGCCGCGCACTCGCAGATGGGGGTGCTCGTCCTCGGCGGAGTGGCGCACCTCGACGAGTCCGACCAGCGCACCCTGGAGCGCGCGGCGGTCGTCTCGGCCCTCGTGCTCCTCTTCGAGCGCGCCGCCGCTGACGCGGAGCAGCGGGTGCGCACCGACCTCGTCTCCGACCTCATCACGGGGCGAGGCGACACCAGCGCCCTCCAGGCCAGGGCCCGGGCCAGCGGCGTGGACCCCACCCGGCCCCACGTGGTCCTCGTGGCGACCGCCGGCGACGACGTCCCCCGCAGGACGCTGCTGATGTCCGCGCACGCCGCAGCGGGACCCGGATCCATCGCCGGCGAGCACGACGGCCGGGTGGTCGCGCTCGTGCCCTCCGAGGACCCCCAGGGCGCCGCAGCCGAGCTCGCCCGCCGGCTGCGCCGGCTCGGCAGCATCACGGTCGGCGGCGCCGGTCCGGTGCGGGCGCCAGAGGACGTGCCCGCGTCCTGGGCGGAGGCGGCCCGCACCTCTGCCGCGCTGTGCGCGCTCGGGATGGGGGGCACGGGAGCCTCGGCAGCGCACCTCGGCTTCGCGGGTCTGGTCGTCGGGAACGACCCGGACGTCGACGGCTACGTGCGCCGCCACCTCGGACCGCTGCTCGACTACGACGAGCGCCGAGGGGCCGAGCTGGTCAAGACGCTCGCGGCCTACTTCGACGCCGGCACCAGCCCGCGCCACGCCGCCACGGCCCTGCACGTCCACGTCAACACGGTCAGCCAGCGGCTGGACCGCATCTCGGCGCTGCTCGGCGCGCAGTGGCAGCACCCGCGGCAGTCACTGGAGCTGCAGCTGGCCCTGCGGCTGCGTCACCTGATGACGTCGAGCTGA